A region of the Ctenopharyngodon idella isolate HZGC_01 chromosome 2, HZGC01, whole genome shotgun sequence genome:
ataatgtcatactcaccctcatgtcgttctagaccttcgttcttcttcggaacacaaattaagatattgttgatgaaatccgatggctcagtgagagcaaagccattgaaactctcaaggtccatagaccataaaggtaataaaatatttgaaacagttcatgtgagttcagtggttctatcttaatattataaagcgacaagaatactttttgtgctccaaaaaaatcaaaatgacttttcaacaatatatgggcctatcagtgaatcggagcgacaaagtcacgtgatttcagcaatttagccgtttgataggagatccgaatcactaattcgaaacaaaagattcataaagctcagaagcttcatgaagcagtgttttgaaatcggtccaTATCAGATATTCTTGaaaattcgtttttttttttttttttttttttccaaaaagtattcttatcgctttataatattaagatagaaccactgaactcacatgaactggcATGAgaatatttcaaattaaaaattttatatttgcCCGGAGTCATTAGTATTTTCTATTAACTCTATTTGTTTAATAATGCTGACTTAATTTGCTTCGATGAGGACAAAAACAGTGTTTGgatattcacattaattaatatttcatattgcaTGTAATAAAAAGCAGATTTATAAAGCAAAAGCAGAGAATGATACTGCAATATCTGATTAAcccaaatatattaaaaaacaatatgagacaaaaacataaatgtaattacataaaGTGAACTGATATTATTTGTTGTTactgtgaaaaatatttttctcagaTTTTCACTCATATTTAGTTATTGTGTAAATACAGATGGTATAGAAAGATCATCAGtaatttgaaatacaaatttaaactgGAATTTGATATTAATAGGATTTACATAAACACACGGTGTACTGATATGATTTGTGATTACTGCAAACAATAATTTCCCAAAGTCATTGTTGTCTTACTCttacattacatacatttttatattagttgattttattttagtagAATATTATGATTACGAAGCCTGGGATAAGTTCTAATAATATGTGACATGCCTTTACAGGagttacaaattaaaaaaatttaaggggctatatatgtaagaatttgcatgtattaatcacttttttattcccaaaacttaaaaaaatgagaCCTTCCCTGACTTCCTAgattgtctatgaaagcctgtagactgatttttatgtgaaggacttaaaagtataaaagtatATGACATTTACGCGCACTCCCGAGAGCCTCTCTTCTGTTCTATGACACGTGAAAtaaatgcttatacaatgttcaggataatgctgAGATATtctactgtaatgtcaatgtgtcatgcaaggaaaaaagattaatttaatctatagtctcacatagcctTATCTATATAGTCTATAGTCTCAGTTATACTTAAACTctcataacagtgtaattttaattacttCATCATCTGTCACCATGATGCCGGTGAATTTCAGACTTGGtacaaacatatccacattgcTACGATcaaatgctttcttaactgctgttttcggGATGTTCGTTAACAGTACATCGCTGCAAAGGCATTTCAAACATCTTTTTACCACTAAGCAAAAACAAATCTTCGCCGTGAGTATTGGGGCCACTGGTGtggctaataacaagggtttacATATAGCCCCTGTAAATACTTGATTAGCAAATAAAATACTCCATATTATCTCACTGCTAGATATGACAGAGCTATGATATGACAATATTATTTGTAGAGATCTATTTTATAAGATGATAAAGTTTCACTGACGAGCCCTGATCTAACCaaaacccaggatagagcggttgagtgaatgtggtctggactctGTGGATGAGGGTCATTgtgtcagagacgctgtagaaggacagaatTCCTGctctgtgatccacatacactcctattgTAGACGAGCTGGAGATTACAGGGAGTTCAGTCTCTTTATAATTGTGCCAGAATGAGCATTTGGCACGTTTATACACGGTGTTTGGATCCAGAGAGAACTGACGGGAATCTAACAGCGATAAAACCCCCCacaatcatttaatttaaatctatTGATCAGTTTGTGCGCATGTTGTATAAGTCTCTGAGTTTGAGGGAAGAAGGAGCTTTATGCCCTTAACCTATATAACATTAACATAGTAGCATTTAGtatatgaaaatgaaactatatatacatttagtaaatgaaaatgaaatatatgaaaatatatttttctccttcATTTGTTGCTAAACATGAAGCATTTCCTTGCCTCTTTATAAAGGTATATAGTTTAGTTCAGGGGTGGGGAACgctgatcctggagggccattgtcctgcagagtttagccccaaccctgaaaaaaacatgcctgtaactttagtaatcctaAAGACTGATTGGCTTCAGGTGTTTAATTAGAGTTGGAGcgaaactctgcaggacaatggccctccaggatcaacattCCCCACCCCTGGTTTAGTTACtcaaaaatatgtgtaaaatgaaagtttttgaTAATTGCTTATACTATTTTTGAATTTATACAATAGCTCCTTTTCATTAAACTTTCTCAGaacacacacaacatgcaaaagcaaatagaaaTGCAAGGGGGATTTATTTCTTTCTCAAAACATTGTATTGTCATTTGTGTATTTTACTGAATAATGAAAATGAAGTGTTTTCACATGTGAGCACTGGCTTGGTATTTAGTACACAGGTGTGGCATTTTAATTTCTAATTTAGAGAActgtttttttgcaaaatgtttgttttacagttgCAAACTCAAGCATTCTGCGTTAGTTCAGGCAGGCCTCGTAGTCAAGCTCCGCTATCAGCTGATTCGCAAATTCCAACCCCACCCATATCAGCTGATCTgatttacagtgggtacggaaagtattcagacccccttaaatttttcactctttgttatattgcagccatttgctaaaatcatttaagttctttttttttttccaccagtcggggctttatggcagaaacaagcaaatggctgcaatataacaaagagtgaaaaatttaagggggtctgaatactttccatacccactgtatatgGACTCAATTGGCAACTCTCAAATAAGGCGCATTACTTAAACGCAGCTTCCGTCTCTCTGCTTTCTTGGCTGCTTCCACTACATGCTGCTTGCAACCCACCTCCTCCCCCAGCcagtaaccaccatagacattgagggggacaagtctcccccaataattagaaatggccaaatcgtcccccccaatatttgaaatttttgtactgctctgctgcacttcattacagcactctgcatgttgttaggatgacaaaaaggtttaaaagtgacatttttagtctggtctgcctcagctGTCTAAGAACGCTTGtcaatatattcattatattttacttaacctgttagtgatgtcttgattatttaatgtatgtttaaatacatctgtcatgaaaatgacagccactgtgtataaatgattatatttcaacaacgaattggagtaaaacataattttataattagatttagaagttataatgcaaaaactgccttatgtgcagtttacatgttttgcatacaatttgttatttgagtgttgcttattatatctaaaaataaatagcaattgaatttaggctaatagtttgggctctgttgttaacctttaatattataataatgttcaagtaagggctccctacATAGTtcacagcattagcagagatatttttttttatccttcagAAACTTTTAGTTATTTCATacaaagttctggcatgaaactctaatgggcaggctaataggtcctttaactcaacctgctcataatcacatcattatctataggacacagataattggttcctgctgtatcagtagccaatgagcttgcgtgctcaatctttaaataaatgagtTAGCATTTGcttagcagtgcagcgtgcttcagaaaccctcccccttccccagctccacctgtatagatctgctacgggttaTTCATGTACgttatattgtacagcagcagcatgtcttacttgctcacagcagcgtgtcgtgtatgtattggcagtaggaagtcccgtacttgctctgcagcagcagcaataaagcagcagcagtgtagcagatctattccgccaagaccaaacacatctacattgtcatacccattaccatgccaaacactccgagagttgtcatgacagaaatttatttaaagacagagacacaatttgttcagtaaaccactgtttaataaaaaaaaggaaaaaaagaagcaattttgtGTTTAGTTGtctcccccctgctgtaccgaacccatGCCAAACAGTGACTTATGCATAAATCATATTGTTTACATATTACTATATTTCATTCAGATTTCATATTCAGCTTGAGCGCTTTCATTGTCACTATACTGGCTGGGTCAATAACAATGTACAACAAAATCAAATGTACATCTATCAAACTATAATCaaatgtgcatatatatatatatatatatatatatatatgaaacaaTTATATTGGCAGTGTACTGGAGGGTGGGCACCCACCAGCAAGCAGAAACATAAGTTGACACCACATGCTTACACCACTtgcttatatattattttagtgaCATACATTCAACTAGAATTTAAGCCCAAAACAAAGCTCTTACTGTAAGTGATTCAACATGTAGCTCAAGCATGagatatgaaaatatttgtagGATTTCTATTAGCCTCTTATATGACACAGTTTTGCTGTTGATTATAAAGCCAAAACCCAAGATAGAGCGgctgagtgaatgtggtctggactctGTGGATGAGGGTCATTGTGTCAGAGACACTGTAGAAGGACAGAATTCCTGctctgtgatccacatacactcctattctagAGGAGCTGGAGATTACAGGGAGTTGAACTGTTTTGCTGTTGTGCGAGAATGAGTAACTGGAAGCAGAGCAGGACAAtctccaggactgatcattaaATCCAAAGATACATTCTTTAGTCTTTCCCTTCCTtctgatgctcttatatgacactgatattcCCATACCCTCACTCGACTCCACCTCCCAGTAACAGtgtccacacacactctctctacacaacacctgagGCCAAacatcaaatctgtctggatgatcaggataagCCTCGACTGTGTCAGTGTAAGTAGCCACTGTGTTATCCTCAGACAGATGAACgtgtttattcactgtgtttggatccagactgagctgatgggaatctgatggagacaaaaaacacaataatttaACTCATCATTAACAAcataatttaatgcattaacatgcattaaaatgtctgtttattttcagaggaGGTGGAGCTAAAGCattaaacataaacatatattacagtttttaaattTGCATGCACACAGTTTATGAAACTATGGCTCCTTTTCTCgaaactctacacacaaaacctcaaaacatgcaaacaaaatGCATTTGCATGGCAAACTACACACGGATATGACAAATGTAAAATACTGTCTTGTGTCTTTTGCTTCTTCAGTGTGCAGTTAAGCGCACAGGAGTTTGTCATAGCACTCACACCTACATGTATGTGCACaaatacactgtatatacagtatatatgcacaattgatgaactttgttacagtttttttaataCAACTGATTCAGTTGGCACAATTTCGCAAAACATTAATTCAGTTCTTAATAcgacacatttctcaaaactataaacacatttcacctgttttcacacattttccAATTTTCTCAGTGTTTTCTACAAAACTTTACACAAAAATGCCCTAAATTTGCACAGGTTTAACcatgcctttagttattattttggaataaatgtaaaaatgcataaaaacactaacttgattaaattcatacttggttttaataaatacaacattacatagtgtaaaaataccaaatagaattgtttttgttctctcttttttatgtaatgtttatttaaccatgAAAATTAagtgtaacagggacataaacCACtcgttcgttcattcattcattcattcatttgttcgtACCTTGCCATATAACCTTATGTGGTCTTCTCAACTTAATATTGTTCTGAACTTTCAATAAGCAAAATATTGAACATTGTTCCAAATATTAAGATGTATGACACCCCAAGAGAGACAGCACTGAATATGTGTCTCTTGtgttttgaattttgaaaaGACTAACAATAGTCAGCATTTTCTTTGTCTAGGCTAAAATAAGGcggaatatatttatttgttagaCATTTGGTTGGGGTTATGGAATAGAAAATTTGATTAGCTCAGCACAATTATGCTTACTGAGAATCTTGTGAAACAtatgcaagtgtgtgtgtgtctgtgtgttttcatAGTGACTTACACTGTAGGAACTCCTCCATAGTCTTGGGTTCATTACTGGAAATGATGTTGATGTTTCTTactaagaaaataaacacatacGTAATTAGAATAGTTATAAAaaccttgtggtgccatcctaAAGAGGCACAAATTCACTTTCGTGGGCCTGTTCCCTGCTAGTGGAATAACCTGCCTATCTCAACCTGAGCAGCtaagtctttagccattttcaagaaaCGACAAAGGCTcatctttttcgtcaacacttgacccattaATAGTAACATTTAATATTCTATTTCTATcctatatagagagagagagagagaaattctatttatttattttttaaaaacttgctcTGTGTACTGTGCTAGAATACTGGGACTTTCACTTGCACTTGcactttcatatttttttttaacatgctcAAGCTTCTTGTCCCTTGTTACATAATGTAACTCATTTCTGAAGTAACTGTTACTGTCACTTTACCTCGACCAGATATTTTTTTCATCTCTTCTTTACAGAACTTCTCCAGTTTTTCTTTCAGTTGAGAGACAGGTTTTCTCACATCTTTATAAGAGAGGACAGAACTGACAGTAACGCTGGATACATCTGTGGATTCCAGATGTTCAGAGAGAGACTGGAAGCTCTAGAGAGaataaatatacagaaatattaaagatacaaaacacaaaaacatcattAGCAGCGTTCTCCCCTAGATATTTATTGCACTTACTTTTCcaaattaatttgtattaattttctAACACATACAACAACACCAGGGTTGTCAACCAGGGGTATATGAACGCTTGTGGTcacttttaaagattttttaactaataaactagtaattttttaacttttaatttctAACTTTTCTGGTCTTCACTAATGATCTGTTAAGCATTATAGATAATGCAATACTGTTAAAGTTCttcttaattaaaatgattatataaaagttatttatattgattctttttcatattatttctaatttagtaaataaatatacatttaattgcAGCATCTGTTATTTACTATCTTCAAATTGCACTGTATCTTCAAAACAGTGTAATATCATATCAGCCATCAGCCACCCTGCTCCATATCGTTTGACCACtaatttgtgctttattaaagTTGGAGTATAGTTGGAGTATAGCTGTTTCTGCACTACTAATGTCACCTAGCAGaactacaaaaataaagaaTGTTGTCAAACAACCTTTGCAAACGCCCCTTTCGAGCATCACACACAGCTGGTATAAATGTGAAGGCATGTGTGAACAGGTAAAAGTAGGCTTCTTTCAATAAAAGGTGCAAGCAAAAGGTGAAAGCAAAGTAgaactataacaactttcaacacacaaatgtatctaatatgatgaaACAGCACTACGTTATTCCACATACACTGGACCAGAAGAAGCGGAAGTGGTGACTGCGgtataataaaagttccactgctctCAAGATGTGTGTCGCGCTTGTCTTTCACTAGCAATCGCTCTAGCGTCCTTGTTTCTGCTCacacagcactcggccctgctctgcttcatactacagtaacgttaataatctcatccatgaacatgatttctgcccgagtcccattCCGATtattttccactggctgtagacgtgaagacaacacctcccatcaTTCGgtgaaatcaaggcgtcatcaagttacgcctttgttttgaatagaggcgaaaatttacatagtgtgcTTTTAAGTTAACTTACCTGTCAAGGTAAACTGATTGTTAGCCTACTATTAAGAATTTCATTCTTACTACTAAAAATTTAATTGTACCTCTCTATTCAGCTCTATCTCACTATGATAATCGCGCCTCATGTATATTCACAAAATAGGCGACTGCACTTCCGGGTTGTTCAGTCAAGCCGTTTTTAAAGATGAATAGCAGCTCTGAGGCTCTAATCTGTTAAGCATTAGGCTATAAGTAATACTGTTTGTTAGTGTTGattaaaatcattataaatTGATTAAGCTTTATAAGGAACAAATATAGGTAGGATTCCaaattttcaggtacagaaaaaataacgcatagtattcattttataaattaaacatagattaatccttattaaagttaaaaagttattcagtcaagggcagtgagtgatttttctttgtattctgTTGTTTGATCAGGGCCGGTGCCAGTTACTGTGCCCTCCCTATCTCCCTCCCTCATGACATCCTGCATTCAGtccaaatgcaatgattggatgaacattttaagGCCCTGAGACTTTCAAAGAAGTTATTTAGACCACGATAATTACTGATTGCTATCAGGCTGTaaagagactttcaaccagtatagcaaaaaatgtttatgaaaaacattaacattctAATTTGAGTAGCCATCTGTGTGCATGTGATGTTGTGAAGCAGTGAATCTACAGAAACTCTTTATTGCCTTTGTGTtggtataataataaatagtgttAACTGGTATCGGACAAAACGTGAACTGGTTTTGATTTTGAATACCAGACAAAACAATTATCTTCTGACAAGATCTGGGAAAGCAAATTGATCTGACAGATatggattattattttagtgGCTTAGATAATAGTTTTCACAGTAAAATTAGGAGAGATGTTGCTAATGACAACAGTCCTGTTATTCAGATCTGTTACCTGTAGGAAATGGATGTGGTTGTCTGTGTGTGAAAACTGCTCTAGCTCAACTTCTCTCCTGCTCAGATCATCaatctcctgctccagtcgcTTCAAGAGTCCTTCAGCTCGACTCACTGCAGCcttttcctgatctctgatcatcTGTGTCACCTCAGATCGGCTTCTCTCAATAGAGCGGATCAGTTCAGTAAAGATCCTCTCACTGACCTCCACTGCCGCCTGTGCAGAACGCTGTTAGGAGACAAAGACATTCAGACTGTTCACGTGGGTCAGCATGTTAGACACTGCGGGTTTCAGTGGGATGGGAAAGCGGGCCAGCACTGTGCTCAGTGATTAAACATCTTACCTTGTGAGTCTCCACAGCCTCTCTGAGCTCCTGAagctctttctgtctctcttggACT
Encoded here:
- the LOC127500669 gene encoding tripartite motif-containing protein 16-like protein, with product MCYVQTGNCLTSSFQRNRNLSVDKALCISFFCLYSEMAEAKISVARDQFSCSVCLDLLKDPVTIPCGHSYCMSCITDYWNQDDQTRVYSCPQCRQTFTQRPALGKNTMLAEVVEKLKKTKEVQTARTALSYAGPGDVGCDFCTGRKRKAVKSCLMCLESYCQNHFKCHEESPLKKRHKVTDATGQLQEMICPQHDRLLEVFCRTDQRCICLMCVMDEHKNHDTVPAEAERTEKQKKVGEIQGKFQQRVQERQKELQELREAVETHKRSAQAAVEVSERIFTELIRSIERSRSEVTQMIRDQEKAAVSRAEGLLKRLEQEIDDLSRREVELEQFSHTDNHIHFLQSFQSLSEHLESTDVSSVTVSSVLSYKDVRKPVSQLKEKLEKFCKEEMKKISGRVRNINIISSNEPKTMEEFLQYSHQLSLDPNTVNKHVHLSEDNTVATYTDTVEAYPDHPDRFDVWPQVLCRESVCGHCYWEVESSEGMGISVSYKSIRRKGKTKECIFGFNDQSWRLSCSASSYSFSHNSKTVQLPVISSSSRIGVYVDHRAGILSFYSVSDTMTLIHRVQTTFTQPLYLGFWLYNQQQNCVI